In Corythoichthys intestinalis isolate RoL2023-P3 chromosome 11, ASM3026506v1, whole genome shotgun sequence, a single genomic region encodes these proteins:
- the slc26a2 gene encoding sulfate transporter — translation MMPHGDACCAASGDKAKSERREPLILERVPEDMGESCPSALLRRLKKHCSCSPQKIKSKILGFVPILKWLPRYQLRDWLLGDAMSGLIVGILLVPQSIAYSLLAGQDPIYGLYTSFFASIIYTLLGTSRHISVGIFGVLCLLVGQVVERELALAGYLTEGIGSNRSVAQMDGNNSVAETCDRSCYAITVGATVTFTAGVYQVLMGIFQVGFVSVYLSDSLLSGFATGASLTILTSQVKYLLGLKIRRPQGWFTLFKTWYSLLANLGHTNICDLITSLVCLLLLLPAKELNGRFKAELKAPIPFELFVVIIATLASHFGRFNANYASDVAGEIPTGFLPPQLPDWSLIPSVAVDAFSIALVGFAITVSLSEMFAKKHGYRVDANQEMYAIGFCNILPSFFRCFTTSAALTKTLVKESTGCQTQVSGLVSAVVLLLVLLVIAPLFYSLQKCVLAVIIVVNLRGALRKFAEVPRMWRANRVDAAIWLITMATSALVNTELGLLVGVLVSAFCVLGRTQWAQALKLGRTVDRDHYDVLSAYRGLRSHPGVAVFRYPAPIYYANQSLFKKSLYQHVGLDPVREKMRRVKFEKKLKQRKAAQESATKEDGESTTGITLIPDHEPLHSLVLDCSAVLFLDSAGVNALIEVRKDYRELGVALVLAQCNTTVLDALRRGGYLPEKEGEDDGLTFFTITDAVHHVQHALAQNGDYSTKN, via the exons ATGATGCCTCATGGAGACGCCTGCTGTGCAGCGTCTGGGGATAAGGCCAAGAGCGAACGGCGTGAACCTCTCATCCTGGAAAGGGTCCCGGAAGACATGGGAGAAAGCTGTCCATCAGCGTTGCTGCGTCGCCTTAAAAAACACTGCTCGTGCTCACCGCAAAAGATCAAGTCCAAGATCCTGGGTTTCGTCCCTATCTTAAAATGGCTGCCGCGCTACCAGCTGAGAGACTGGCTCCTCGGAGATGCCATGTCAGGACTCATCGTGGGAATACTATTGgtacctcagtccatcgcgtatTCCCTATTAGCGGGCCAGGATCCCATTTACGGGCTCTACACCTCATTCTTTGCCTCCATCATCTACACCCTGCTGGGCACCTCAAGACATATCTCTGTGGGCATTTTCGGGGTGCTCTGCCTGCTGGTGGGTCAGGTCGTGGAAAGGGAGTTGGCCTTGGCTGGGTATCTCACAGAGGGCATAGGCAGCAACAGAAGTGTCGCACAGATGGACGGCAACAATAGCGTGGCGGAGACGTGTGACAGAAGCTGCTACGCTATCACCGTCGGGGCAACGGTTACCTTCACTGCAGGGGTGTACCAAGTGCTGATGGGTATCTTCCAGGTGGGATTCGTGTCCGTCTACCTGTCGGACTCGCTGCTCAGTGGTTTCGCCACAGGGGCTTCGCTCACCATTCTCACCTCGCAAGTCAAGTATCTGCTAGGGTTAAAGATCCGCCGGCCACAGGGATGGTTCACGCTCTTCAAGACTTGGTATAGCCTGCTGGCCAACCTGGGGCACACCAACATCTGTGATCTGATTACTAGCCTGGTATGCTTGTTGCTGTTGCTGCCCGCCAAGGAGCTCAATGGCCGCTTCAAAGCCGAGTTGAAG GCTCCAATTCCCTTCGAGCTCTTTGTGGTCATCATCGCGACACTGGCGTCTCACTTCGGTCGCTTCAATGCCAACTACGCCTCGGATGTCGCCGGCGAGATCCCGACAGGATTCCTGCCACCGCAGTTGCCAGATTGGTCGCTCATTCCCAGTGTGGCGGTGGACGCCTTCTCCATCGCTTTGGTGGGATTCGCCATAACCGTGTCCCTGTCGGAGATGTTCGCCAAGAAGCACGGTTACCGAGTGGACGCCAACCAAGAGATGTATGCCATCGGTTTCTGCAACATCCTGCCGTCCTTCTTTCGGTGTTTCACCACAAGCGCCGCCCTGACCAAGACGCTGGTCAAGGAGTCGACGGGTTGCCAGACACAGgtttcgggcctggttagtgccGTGGTGCTGCTACTGGTGCTGCTAGTGATTGCGCCACTGTTCTATTCTCTCCAGAA GTGCGTGCTGGCCGTCATCATTGTGGTCAACCTTCGCGGTGCCCTGCGCAAGTTTGCCGAGGTTCCCCGGATGTGGCGCGCCAACCGCGTGGACGCAGCCATCTGGTTAATCACCATGGCCACTTCGGCACTGGTCAACACGGAGCTAGGCCTCCTGGTAGGCGTCCTTGTGTCCGCCTTCTGCGTACTTGGCCGGACGCAGTGGGCTCAAGCGCTCAAGCTGGGTCGAACGGTTGACAGGGATCACTACGATGTGCTGTCGGCTTACCGCGGCCTTCGGTCACACCCGGGCGTGGCCGTCTTCAGGTACCCGGCGCCCATCTACTATGCCAACCAGAGTCTTTTTAAGAAGTCTTTGTATCAGCATGTGGGTCTCGACCCGGTGCGGGAGAAAATGCGGCGGGTCAAGTTTGAGAAGAAGCTAAAACAGCGGAAGGCCGCGCAGGAATCAGCTACCAAAGAGGACGGCGAGAGTACCACTGGCATCACACTTATCCCGGACCATGAACCTTTACACAGTTTAGTACTGGACTGTAGCGCCGTCTTGTTTCTGGACAGCGCTGGTGTTAACGCCCTGATAGAAGTGCGCAAAGATTACCGTGAGCTGGGGGTGGCGCTGGTCCTGGCTCAGTGCAACACAACCGTCCTGGATGCTCTCCGACGAGGTGGGTATCTCCCGGAAAAAGAGGGAGAAGATGATGGCTTGACCTTCTTCACCATCACAGATGCCGTCCATCACGTTCAGCACGCGTTGGCGCAAAATGGGGATTACAGcaccaaaaattga